Part of the Cottoperca gobio chromosome 16, fCotGob3.1, whole genome shotgun sequence genome, GTATGTTCTGCACCACACGGTAACCTAATAACTGCAGTTATACTGTACCGATGTTTGTTGTTCATGCTGTGTTTTCTCCTCCACAGTCTCTGCAGATTATGGTTGGGTTGCTCAACATCGGCATTGGAGCGATCCTCTGTAGCATGCACGGTGTTGGCATGTATATGTTGAGGGACACCGCATTTCCTTTTTGGTTGGGAGGATTGGTAAGCAAGCTAATGCTGTATTTGGTTTCTTTTTAATGTACTTCCAAAATGTACATCTGCATACTCTCAAGTCAGTTAAAATACAGCCGAATGATGccgtactgtactgtgtgttgACTACCTTACCAAATTCTGCCTAAAAACAAGAGCAACAAGTTTTGTTATTGGACATCTTAATCTCTTAGTTCTCAGATGATAATTACTCACAGCAGCTTGTCTGCCGCTGTGAGTGCATGATGAGAGTTACCTAGTTTCCCTCTTTGTGCTCAGAATGATGTTCACTCAGTCAAACACACTAGAAATGACACATGTGaattttagtgtttgtgtggaagaatgaaagtttaaagatttgttttgttttttgtattttctgtctctAGTTTATGTTGTTTGGCATCGTTGGCATTTTGTCTGAGAAGTACCCCAGTCCATGTCTGGTGAGTAGTTCAGCTTTATAACATCCTCATGTTGTCTTAAAAGGACGTCCttcattttattgtcattcttgttttatttcaagacaaataaaatgaattttgtGCTTGGTACATGTAACGGCACATACCCCTCAACAATATACACCCACATTGTCTCGGAGAGGGCAGAACATAGATGCAGAGCCTCCCCGCTGTTGAGGATGAATGGTtggtgtctttttaaaatgtcatgagCCTTTAAtacatgctgtgttttttgtgtcttGTATTTTAGGTCATGATCAACGTGATTCTGAATCTAGTCGGAGTTGCTTTTGCCATCACAGCCATCGTACTCTACAGCATCAATATGGGAAACATCGGCATGTGGTATATGTGTAACAATCGCTATTCTGATTACAATTGGCGCTACGGAACCACAACTCCATCTCCTGGGTCGGACATCATGATGGAGAAATGCTTGGAGGGCAAAGCTCTGATCCTGGTACGTGGGGGAAATATCTCAGCAGTCAAAATACAGGTTATATAACTGACGAGTGGAAAATAGAGGACTTTAAATATTTCACAGATATTAGAAGTTCCCATTCACAAAACTTTTACCAAGGCTATTATAAACCCTTTTAGAATGAGTTTACATCAGCTTCACTGAGAATaaactaattaataaaaaagtgaTTAATGTAATTAGTCGATGTATTAATTGGTCCATCGACCAGACATTCATCaccaacattttgttttatatgattGAAAACAAGCAATTTTAACACATTGGGATGACTTTTCTGCCCAATGTGTTCATTCTGACTTTTAATAGACAAAATAATGTATTGGTTTGGCTAGGGGGGAAACATTGTGGAAACTCATTGTATTCATCAAAGACAAAAAAGGCCTTATTGTTTGATTATGACTTACTATCTCGTGATTATGAGAAAAGGTTAAGGTGGTTGTCAATCTAATCTCTATATTTGAGAGTAATATGTAaggtattattaataataatattattattattattattattattattattattattatattattatatatataatagattagATATTAAAGCTTTTCTCTACTCTTAAGAGTGACAATACGATAAGTACGTCCATGAGCAGCAAACTCAGTATGGGATGCTTCATGGATACAAAGTCATGCATCAGTAATAGAAGCTATCAAAATGATTCTATAATGAATTATTTGTCATAATTACAAGATGaggtttcctttcttttgcCCTTTTGTGAACACACTGTGCTTCTgtaataattagttgcagccctaaatacaaataaattagaaatacagaaataaaaagcaggaACACATTCTACTACTTTATTGATTCAAtctatataaacaaaacaaatatgttcaaaTATTTTAAAGTTAGCAGTGCTTTTTGTGTCCCACCAGATGCTTGTAAGAAGCATGAATGCTCTGATGATTGTCCTGTCCGTCATGGAGCTCTGCCTCGTCATCAGCTCTGCCGTCTTGTCGATCAAGGctctgaggaggaggacaagTGAGAACGGAGAAAACAAGGTAGAGTTTGCAAAATCACCATAAGGTTTGGAACCCCTGAAGATTTGAGTCTGGCACCTTTTTATCGGCTTAACTGATAatatctttcccttttttttagaTTGGTGACTCAGAACTCTACACACCACTGCTGGAGACCAGTAACCCCACAGCCTAGATACACATCTGTGCTTTCTGCTCTGTTACCATGTAATATAATCCTGTGACGTAATATCATTGACCTTATGTACTGTAACGTCAGTGATTTACTTATATTCAGCTAGGTACAGTGGCTGCCAAACTCCTTGCTCTTTTCCTACAAGGGTTGCTTAAAATGATTGCACTTTAGAGTATTTTTGGTAATACTTTCTAATAAATTGTATATGCTGCTGTCCATTTCCTTCTATgctgatgttgtttttataatagTACCCGTTGATTATGATTTTCTATCTAATAATTTGCCTTAGGGTCAGCTTAGAGGTAAAAgggtttttgttttctattttacaATATAAGTCATGTTAAAACAATAAAGGCATCAAAACTGTTGACTgttcaaatcaaaacaattgttttgttgtttttttatttctgttgtgtACTTTATATCAAACAGATTGAATCATAATGAATAATGAGTAGTTGTGCTCTTTTCACACAAATAGGAACGATAATTATAAAGagaatacgaattcaactattagctacaaataagctaaaccaatataagtgcaacatacagagacattgacaatgagacatacattgtttttttaattcgccgaggtgcagtcgaaacaggtgagttttcagtctgcaacggaaggtgtgaagactgtctgctgacctgatatcaatggggagctcgttccaccattttggagccaggatagcaaacaggcgtcTGGGTCCCACttgcagtgagggagtggcgagccgattggccgatgcagaatgaagtgaacgtgctggagTGTAtcgtttgaccatggcctggatgtaggaagggttTGGATAGTCCTCGACCAGGATACTTTCATTTTCATCATCCCCTCAATCTGTTGTGGTTAATGTCGTGCGTGGGCGGGCCGGGTATTATCAGTTTGTTCTTTTGAAAATTGCAGTGAACTTACTCATCATGCTGAACACATTTACACTGCTCCCTATCGTCTTAAGCATAGTCCATGCCCACTGAGCCATTTAAATCTGTAAATCTGGAGTGCGTTTGGATACATTTTATACTAATTCAGTGAATTTGCCTCCTGACCTGATGTTCCTCCTCTTTGGTATTAACATGCTCATCAGTGAATGACTGAAAACAGTACAGCCTATGTGGCATTGCCTCTATCAACTTTTAATGTAACATTAGGGTGAAGTGAAGCTTCATTTTGACTGCAGGTCCTTAACTGTATTATTTAATTGTGgcattgttacttttacttaaataaagctTATTCGAGCACTGCTTGCAAACTGTTAGTTTGTGGAaattagacttttattttgaagaaatCTACTATAGGATTGGaagttacatttttgttggcaaaaaaaatgaacagaagCTGCTGGCAGAATAACCAAGTAACGCATCAAATCATCAACAggtgagggttagggttagacagTTTATAGTAGACAACAAACTTTTACACGTGCAGTGAGTTCCAATacagattttattattttattattcagagTATTTCCTCAACAATGATATTGCACAAGAGAGCCACATTGTTTTATGATAACAAATCCATTACAATAGTTTCCACTTGTTTGTTACTGATATGAAGTGTCCACTCTCATCAGTTCATTTGAACTGGAATCATGCACATTTTGGCGCAACAGGTCCCTTTTTTTCTGCTTGGTATGTAGAGTCCATtgaataattcaataaaataatattctcttcactgtaaacaactgtatatatatgtatatatatatatacatatatacgtatatatatatatatatatatatatatatatatatatatacacgtatatacatatatatatatattcatatatatatatatatatatacgtatatatatatatgtatgtatatatatatacatacatatatatttgcttttacctttgaaatacaatttattattattattattagtatagtAAGTGGTGTAGTGAAACTAATGATGCTTATAGCAACAGGAAGTATCAGTTGTGGTGCTGCTTCCTGAACACAGTCGACAAACcagactgacactgacactgcgCAGCGAGTTCCTCAGCCACGAACAGGTGAGttctctgcacacacaaaaacaaaaacgtttcATAATAATTTCACAGTAAGACAACCTGtttattgagtgtgtgtgtgtgtgtgtgtgtgtgtgtgtgtgtgtgtgtgtgtgtgtgtgtgtgtgtgtgtgtgtgtgtgtgtgcgcgcatgtgtgtgtgtgtttgtctgtgtgtgtctgtgttgtgtctgtgttttgatCAACATTCAAGACCCTGATTCCTAATTTttctgaaagcttttttttacaCCCGTTGGGTTAGTTTCAGACATAGAAGTGCAACTCTTTCCTGTAAAATGAGCTTGCTATGTCCAAATGCCAAAAACCTGTttgtgtcacagtctgctccagtacttcttacctcagcccggtacttttccacaccccgcctcacctcaccagccagccactcccacctcatcacctcaccttgggctcaggctgctgccaattaatcaagcccttatttaagcctctcccagtcactcattcagtgccagattgtactctgtatcatgcaagtctttccagcgctcttccccaaacagatctctcgttgccgaccTTGCCTGCCCCTaacctgcctgc contains:
- the LOC115021771 gene encoding membrane-spanning 4-domains subfamily A member 15-like yields the protein MAVTMTKAEGITVLTLSSDPQSVCPPLCQIFKSLCYSPVCCSVSQHLRGVQRTSQSVLGSLQIMVGLLNIGIGAILCSMHGVGMYMLRDTAFPFWLGGLFMLFGIVGILSEKYPSPCLVMINVILNLVGVAFAITAIVLYSINMGNIGMWYMCNNRYSDYNWRYGTTTPSPGSDIMMEKCLEGKALILMLVRSMNALMIVLSVMELCLVISSAVLSIKALRRRTSENGENKIGDSELYTPLLETSNPTA